The Pan paniscus chromosome 23, NHGRI_mPanPan1-v2.0_pri, whole genome shotgun sequence genome includes the window AGTTAGTTCCTTTGTTTTAACTTATAAGCCTCAACTTCACCGCAGAATAAAGAATGTAGGCCAAAGAAAGCATAATCGGTCACTCGTATAGAACAGTATTGTTTCTATAATTTGAAGCTTTCTGAATGGACGGGTTCAGGCCTGATGCAACTGTAAAAAGATTACTTAATGAATAGACTATATGGAAATTGTATAAAATGTTATTACCTTTTATCATTAGTAGCTTAAACAGCACGATATCACTAATTGCTGTTCAAAATCAAAAACCTGTTTTTGAATCCCCAAGAAGGCAGCATGTGTACACAACCATACCACCTTGTACTTAGGGGTGTGTCAAAACATAATTCAACAGAAACTTTGGCTTTAGGAAAGAgtcacaaatatttaaaagaatggcTTAGTCATTTTAAGTGTACGGTCGGGGAACAGTGTGCTTTAATTAAATATACATCATACCAGTGATGCTGGCAAGGTTGAAAGTTACTCCTAATGTTGATAGCTATAAAAACTAGTTTGTACATAACAAGACAATGAGAGGAAAAAGCAATCCCTTTGAAATAaaattctcaaataaaaaatgttcacaGTGGTTTGTATCAACAGTATGCATTTTATGACAAGAACATGTACAGATTCAGAGCACCCTAGGGCTCTCTTTATGTCCTAAAGAAAATGAGCATTTACATGATTATGGGTTGTACTGAGTTAAAAAAGATCAATTGTACACTTACTCCTTAGACAGGATAAACTGTCCTAGGGTGTACAGCTTTAACACCATCATTAAAATTGTTTGCAAAAGGAacagagaattaaaaaacaaaacacttttctttttggagtgaagAGTCTTTCATTTGCTGTTATAACCAGCAAATGCCATTCACTAAATCAAAAATGGAAGGAAGGGCCCCCACAAACACAGATCTATCTGAGCAAGCTGACCAGTACACATTACAGTCTTAAAAATGAAGGTTATATACTCTATGTTACAAGTCCCGACTAGGCAGTGTCAAAACGACATCTATTTCTTTGCTTGCTTTGTGATCATACCCCTTGGAGGCATTACAGGTCTCGTGGCATTTggcttctttttctctgcaggctttaaaatctgaaaagaaCACATAAGTGTTTCATCCACACTCATCATGGCACCTGCATTGTCAAACTCTCCACAATAATTGGGCACAGAAAACAGAGTGACCAACTGCCTCTTTGCAAAAAATTCATATCCATCTTCAACCACCTGATGGGCTCTACATATAAGATCCAAATCATGCTTATGGAGAAATTTTGCAACCACTTCTGCACCAAATGTGAAGGACACTCCTCTGTCATTTTCACCCCAGCCTAAGACATCTTTATCGGGGTCAGACCACAAAAGATCACAAAGAAGACCTTGATCTGGTACATCAGTTGGTCGCATAATTCGCCGAATCTGCTCCATAGATTGAAGATCTGGTGATAAACCTCCATGACAGCAGAATGTCTTCTCATCCACGATGGCTGCTATCGGTAAACAGTTAAAACAGTCTGTGAAAGTTTTCCATAGTTTAATGTTGTATCTTCTTTTACATTCATCATAAAATCCATAAATTCTGTTGATGCTGGCACATTCATGGTTCGCTCTGAGAAGAAACAAATTCTCAGGATATTTGATTTTGTAGGCCAGTAAGAGGCAGATCGTCTCCAATGACTGCTTTCCCCTGTCCACATGGTCCCCAAGAAACAGGTAGTTGCTTTCTGGTGGGAAACAACCGTACTCAAAAAGTGGCAGCAAATCATAGTATTGTCCATGGATGTCACCACATATTTTGAGTGGTGCTTCAAGTTCTAGTAGGATAGGCTGACTGAGAAAGATTTCACGAGACTTTAAGCACAGTCCTCTGATTTCATTCTCCTGAAGCTGGACATTCTTACCAGGCTTGGACCCTCTCACTTCCAGCAGCCGTTGGATAATGCTGTCGATGTTGAGTTTATCTAAATCCGCCATCGCCTTCCCACCGCCGACCCTCCCGCAGCGGCGCCACCGCCGGCTCGCGCCCGGGACTCACACCTCCTTTCCCACGCCACCAGCAGAGGCGGTGGTGGCGGCGGTGGCAGCAGCCGTGGCGGGTCCCCCCCTGCCACCCCGCTCCctacttcctccttctctccccactgGAACCACGAGAagcagattgcttctgtctagattttatgtgaagatatttcattttctaccaaaggccacaaagtgctccaaatgtccacttgcagattctacacaaagggtgtttccaacctggtcaaaaaaaagaaaagttcaattttctgagatgaatgcacgcatcacaaaaaagtttctcagaatttttctttctcgtttttatgtgaagatatttgcttttccaccataggccacaaagcgctcaaaatgtccacttgcagattctacaaaaatagagttTCCAAACCGCCCCATCAAAGGAAAGCtctaactctgtgagttgaatgcacacatcaaaaagacgtttctcagattgcttctgttagattttatgtgaagatatatacttttctaccataggccacaacgcgctccaaatgtcaacttgcagattctacaaaaagtgtgtttccaaactgctctatcaaaataaaggttcaactctgcgagatgaatgcacacatcacaaaggagtttctcagaattcttctgtctagtttttatatgcagatattttcttttctaccataggcctcaaagcgctctagatgtccacttgcagatccttcaaaaagagagtttcaaaacgactcaatcaaaagaaagctttacctctatgagatgaatgtacacatcacaaagtagtttctcagatggctgctgtctacattttatgtgaagatattttcttttctaccattggccacaaacagctccaaatgtccacttgcagattctactaaaagagtgtttccaaactgctcaatcaaaacaaagttcaactctgtgagatgaacgcacacatcaaaagaagtttctcagaattcttctgtctggtttttatatgaagatatttccttttcctccataggcttcaaagtggtccaaatgtccacttgcagattatacaaaaagagagtttcaaaactgctcaatcaaaagaaaggtttaactctgtgagatgaatgcacacattacaaagtagtttctcagattgcttctgtccaGATttcatatgaagttatttcctttcctacaataatctgcaaagtgctccaaatgtccccttgcggatgatacaaaaagagtgtttccaaactgctcaatcaaaagaaaggtttaactctgtgaggtgaacacacgcatctcgaagaagtttgtcagaattcttctgtctagtcttaatgtgaagatatttccttttccaccataggcctcaaagcgctccaaatgtccacttgcagattctacaaaaagagagtttcaaaactgctcaatcaaaagaaaggtttaactctctgagatgaatgcaaacatcataaagaagtttctcagattgcttctgtctagattttatgagaGAATaattccttttctgccataggccgcAAAATGTCCACATGtatattccacagaaagagtgtttccaaactgctcaaacaaaagaaagtttccactctgtgagatgaacgcacacatcacaaagaagtttgtcagaattcttctgtctagtttttatgtgaagatatttccttttccaccataggcctcaaagtgctccaaatgtccacttgcagattctacaaaaagagagtttcaaaacttctcaatcaaaagaaatgtttaactctgtgagatgaatgcacacatcacaaagaagtttctcagatttcttctgtctagatttta containing:
- the LOC134730136 gene encoding serine/threonine-protein phosphatase PP1-gamma catalytic subunit-like, producing the protein MADLDKLNIDSIIQRLLEVRGSKPGKNVQLQENEIRGLCLKSREIFLSQPILLELEAPLKICGDIHGQYYDLLPLFEYGCFPPESNYLFLGDHVDRGKQSLETICLLLAYKIKYPENLFLLRANHECASINRIYGFYDECKRRYNIKLWKTFTDCFNCLPIAAIVDEKTFCCHGGLSPDLQSMEQIRRIMRPTDVPDQGLLCDLLWSDPDKDVLGWGENDRGVSFTFGAEVVAKFLHKHDLDLICRAHQVVEDGYEFFAKRQLVTLFSVPNYCGEFDNAGAMMSVDETLMCSFQILKPAEKKKPNATRPVMPPRGMITKQAKK